The Faecalibacter sp. LW9 genome has a segment encoding these proteins:
- a CDS encoding Pycsar system effector family protein: protein MLDPLNTIENYIFSLFKDNLSFDYTYHNFMHTVMVVEAVKKLSRLSDVSPEDEFNLLVAAWFHDTGYTKSLEQHEKHSATIAADYLREHQFSDLIIQEVEKLILSTAIHTTPQSLPEFIIRDADGFHLGHEEYPKFAELLRNEIAKTHHKEFTDYEWHLENRSFFLNHHRYYSDAAKQLWQNQKDMNLIWIQNKITEIEKIGESLNKYELKKKKNDKIQQMDRGVDTLFRVTLSNHTRLSDIADSKANILLSVNAIIISIALSTLIPKLGSPKNEYLLIPSIVLLVSSVVSIVFAILSTKPKVTYTKFTEEDIKMRKVNLLFFGNFYQMAIDSYEEAMDELIKDRDYVYNSLTRDLYFLGKVLERKYRLLNITYTLFMIGIILSVSAFAIALFINN from the coding sequence ATGCTTGATCCTTTAAATACGATCGAAAACTACATTTTTTCGTTGTTCAAAGATAACCTTTCTTTCGACTACACTTACCATAATTTTATGCACACAGTAATGGTAGTTGAAGCGGTTAAAAAACTGAGCAGACTTTCCGATGTATCACCTGAAGATGAATTTAATCTTTTGGTTGCCGCGTGGTTTCATGATACTGGTTATACCAAATCTTTGGAACAACATGAAAAACATAGTGCTACGATTGCAGCAGACTATTTGCGAGAACATCAATTTTCAGACCTAATTATTCAAGAAGTTGAAAAATTAATTCTTTCTACTGCAATTCATACAACTCCACAATCCTTACCAGAATTTATTATACGAGATGCAGATGGATTCCATCTGGGTCATGAAGAATACCCAAAATTTGCGGAATTACTTCGTAATGAAATTGCAAAAACCCATCATAAAGAGTTTACAGATTACGAATGGCATTTAGAAAATCGTAGTTTCTTTTTGAATCACCATCGATATTACAGTGATGCTGCTAAACAATTATGGCAAAATCAAAAAGATATGAATTTGATTTGGATTCAAAATAAAATCACTGAAATTGAAAAGATTGGTGAATCATTGAATAAATATGAATTAAAGAAAAAGAAAAATGATAAGATCCAACAAATGGATCGCGGAGTGGATACGTTATTTCGTGTAACTCTAAGTAACCACACCCGTTTAAGTGATATTGCGGATTCTAAAGCAAATATTTTACTTTCAGTTAATGCCATTATTATATCCATTGCGCTATCGACTTTAATTCCAAAATTAGGTTCGCCTAAAAATGAATATTTACTGATACCTTCCATTGTATTATTGGTCTCTAGCGTCGTTTCTATTGTATTTGCCATTCTTTCCACTAAACCAAAAGTGACCTATACCAAGTTCACAGAAGAAGACATTAAAATGAGAAAAGTAAATTTATTATTCTTTGGAAACTTTTATCAAATGGCAATTGATTCATATGAAGAAGCAATGGACGAATTAATCAAAGATCGAGATTATGTCTATAATTCATTAACCCGAGATTTATATTTTTTAGGCAAAGTATTAGAGCGTAAGTATCGTTTATTAAACATTACTTACACCCTATTTATGATTGGAATTATTTTATCTGTTTCGGCTTTTGCGATTGCATTATTCATTAATAATTAA
- the yaaA gene encoding peroxide stress protein YaaA: MKILLSPAKMMSLETNANWKTTTPQFLEHSQEIMNVMKEMSANDLEQLMKISKDIATMNVERNQAWNIKPTAKQSVSAALAFKGEVYRALDAETLSVEAQNYLNQNVFLLSGLYGMLRPTDKVMLYRLEMGSKLDVNGSKNLYGFWKEILTPFFNSKLKKDEFILNLASNEYAKVLDKKALKVPMVEVEFQDYKDGKLKKIMMYFKHARGAMARYCAENNVQTLEEVKAFNVDGYRFDENLSKENLLIFTR; the protein is encoded by the coding sequence ATGAAGATATTACTTTCGCCTGCTAAAATGATGAGTTTAGAAACCAATGCGAATTGGAAAACGACAACTCCTCAATTCTTAGAACATTCACAAGAGATTATGAATGTAATGAAAGAGATGAGTGCAAACGATTTAGAACAATTGATGAAAATTTCTAAGGATATTGCTACGATGAATGTGGAACGTAATCAGGCGTGGAATATAAAACCGACTGCAAAACAATCGGTTTCAGCAGCTTTAGCTTTTAAAGGTGAAGTCTATCGTGCTTTGGATGCAGAAACACTTTCAGTAGAGGCTCAAAATTATTTGAATCAGAACGTATTTTTATTGTCTGGTTTGTATGGAATGCTTCGACCGACAGATAAAGTGATGCTTTATCGCTTAGAAATGGGATCTAAACTAGATGTTAATGGTTCTAAAAATCTTTATGGTTTTTGGAAAGAAATTTTAACACCATTCTTTAATTCTAAATTGAAGAAAGACGAATTTATTTTGAATTTAGCAAGTAATGAATATGCTAAAGTTTTAGATAAAAAAGCATTGAAAGTACCAATGGTAGAGGTCGAATTTCAGGATTATAAAGATGGGAAATTAAAGAAAATCATGATGTACTTTAAACATGCTAGGGGAGCTATGGCGCGTTACTGTGCAGAGAATAATGTCCAAACCTTAGAAGAAGTGAAAGCTTTTAATGTGGATGGATATCGTTTTGATGAAAATTTATCAAAAGAAAATTTACTTATTTTTACACGATAA
- a CDS encoding L-threonylcarbamoyladenylate synthase — protein sequence MAEYIRIHPENPQEKAIDQVVKILRDGGLVIYPSDTVYGLGCDITNQKAMEKLARIKGVKLDKSQFSIVCNDLSHLSNFTLPIDNSTFRILKRALPGPFTFVMNASKNLPSAYKGKKTVGIRVPDHLVPQMIVEKLGNPIASTSIRDEDEIIEYTTDPELIFEKWENLVDAVVDSGYGDNVASTIVDMTDGVEVLREGKGDIEQYL from the coding sequence ATGGCAGAATATATCAGAATACATCCAGAAAATCCTCAAGAAAAAGCAATCGATCAAGTCGTTAAAATTCTACGTGATGGAGGTTTAGTTATTTATCCTTCAGATACCGTTTACGGTTTAGGTTGTGATATTACCAATCAAAAGGCAATGGAGAAATTAGCTCGAATTAAAGGAGTTAAATTGGACAAATCGCAATTTTCGATTGTTTGTAATGATTTGAGTCATCTTTCTAATTTTACTTTACCTATTGATAACAGTACATTTCGAATTTTAAAACGTGCTTTACCGGGCCCTTTTACGTTTGTAATGAATGCTTCCAAAAATCTACCCTCAGCATACAAAGGGAAGAAAACAGTAGGTATTCGTGTTCCAGATCATTTAGTGCCACAGATGATTGTTGAAAAATTAGGTAATCCAATTGCATCCACTTCAATTCGTGATGAAGATGAAATCATTGAATATACAACAGATCCAGAATTGATCTTTGAGAAATGGGAAAATTTGGTCGATGCTGTAGTGGATAGTGGTTATGGTGATAATGTGGCATCTACTATTGTGGACATGACTGATGGAGTTGAAGTTCTGCGTGAGGGAAAAGGAGATATAGAACAATATTTATAA
- a CDS encoding M42 family metallopeptidase, which yields MATNNLFDKQSLDFLTTYLNTASPTGFESAGQKVWIDYIQPYVDEIRTDNYGTAYGIINPEAPYKVVIEAHADEISWFVNYISEDGLIYVVRNGGSDHMIAPSKVVNIHTKKGIVKGVFGWPAIHLRQGGKEEAPTQDKIWIDCGCTSKDEVLELGIHVGCVITYPDEFFTLNDRYFVCRAIDNRMGGFMIAEVARKLFENKDQLDYGLYIVNAVQEEVGLRGAEMVTQTIQPNVAIITDVTHDTTTPMITKSKEGEQKCGDGPVIYYAPAVQNNLRELIIDAAEKNNIPFQRAAASRVTGTDTDAFAYSNGGVPSALISLPLRYMHTTVEMVHQSDVKNVIELIYQSVKNIKSGHNFKYHNY from the coding sequence ATGGCAACAAATAATTTATTTGATAAACAATCATTAGATTTTTTAACTACATATTTAAATACGGCATCACCAACAGGTTTTGAATCAGCAGGACAAAAAGTTTGGATTGATTATATCCAACCTTATGTGGATGAAATTAGAACCGATAATTATGGGACAGCTTATGGTATTATTAATCCAGAAGCTCCTTATAAAGTTGTGATAGAAGCTCATGCCGATGAAATATCTTGGTTTGTAAATTACATTTCCGAGGATGGTTTAATTTATGTTGTACGAAATGGGGGATCAGATCATATGATTGCTCCTTCAAAAGTTGTAAATATCCATACGAAAAAAGGAATTGTAAAAGGAGTGTTCGGATGGCCAGCGATTCATTTACGTCAAGGAGGGAAAGAAGAAGCTCCTACACAAGATAAAATTTGGATTGATTGTGGATGTACATCAAAAGATGAAGTGTTAGAATTAGGTATCCACGTAGGGTGCGTTATTACTTATCCTGATGAATTCTTTACTTTGAACGATCGTTATTTTGTGTGTCGTGCCATTGATAATCGAATGGGTGGATTTATGATTGCAGAGGTAGCTCGTAAATTATTTGAAAACAAAGATCAATTAGATTACGGATTATATATCGTTAATGCTGTTCAAGAAGAAGTTGGATTGCGTGGTGCAGAAATGGTAACACAAACCATTCAACCCAATGTAGCTATTATTACAGATGTTACTCATGATACGACAACTCCAATGATTACAAAATCGAAGGAAGGTGAACAAAAATGTGGTGATGGACCTGTTATTTATTATGCGCCAGCGGTACAAAATAACTTACGTGAATTAATTATTGATGCAGCAGAAAAAAATAATATTCCTTTTCAACGTGCAGCAGCTTCCCGTGTAACAGGTACAGATACGGATGCATTTGCTTATAGCAACGGAGGTGTTCCTTCAGCATTAATTTCATTACCTTTACGATATATGCATACCACGGTTGAAATGGTCCATCAATCGGATGTAAAAAACGTGATTGAATTAATTTACCAGTCAGTAAAAAATATTAAATCGGGTCACAATTTTAAATATCATAACTATTAA
- a CDS encoding DUF4294 domain-containing protein: protein MKFYINLLLCFVGMNMVNAQVFGLDLGVSSSNEIKQNEFLDEDIVPIDTIYLKDSEFYSVQLKTDLEKKYYYWLRKRVHDVWPYVRTAVREYNEVMDTVSTMDKRRDQKRYIKQRQRALAEQFESQLKNMTVSRGQILTKLIHKETNKTTYDIIKELRGGVSAFLYNTAGGAYNINLKETFDPKRTREDLYIIVIIQRDIASGILKPIYDDNE from the coding sequence ATGAAGTTTTACATTAATTTACTCCTTTGTTTTGTTGGAATGAATATGGTAAATGCTCAAGTTTTTGGGCTTGATTTAGGAGTATCTTCAAGCAATGAAATTAAACAAAATGAATTCCTTGACGAAGATATTGTGCCCATCGATACCATTTATTTAAAAGATTCTGAATTCTATTCCGTTCAACTCAAAACAGATCTCGAAAAAAAATATTATTATTGGCTTAGAAAAAGGGTTCATGATGTTTGGCCATATGTTCGTACTGCGGTAAGAGAGTACAATGAAGTGATGGATACGGTAAGTACCATGGATAAGCGTAGAGATCAAAAACGTTACATCAAACAACGTCAACGCGCACTAGCAGAACAATTTGAGTCTCAATTAAAGAATATGACCGTTTCTCGAGGTCAAATTCTTACCAAATTAATACATAAAGAAACCAATAAAACAACTTACGATATTATCAAAGAACTTCGTGGAGGAGTTTCGGCGTTTCTATATAACACAGCAGGTGGTGCTTATAATATCAATTTAAAAGAAACTTTCGACCCCAAACGAACACGAGAAGATTTATATATTATTGTCATAATACAACGGGATATCGCTAGTGGAATTCTCAAACCTATTTATGATGACAATGAATAA
- the pfkA gene encoding 6-phosphofructokinase codes for MTSSTIKKIGVLTSGGDAPGMNAAIRAVVRACKYYNVTSIGIKQGYEGLIQNDMVELGPRSVKNIINQGGTFLMTARSEEFRTKEGRQKAYNHLKENEIDALVVIGGDGSFTGANIFHQEFGIPFIGVPGTIDNDIFGTDFTIGYDTALNTVVEAIDKLRDTATSHNRVFFVEVMGRDAGFIALNSGIASGAQDILIPEEKDSVEELCESLERSSESGKNSSIVVIAEGEQLGGVYEIAKQVKERHPEYDIRVTVLGHIQRGGSPSCHDRVLASRLGIAAVEGLLDGKTNLMAGIQSNKIVFTPIEEAIKKHNEIDKELIKVSNILAI; via the coding sequence GTGACTTCATCTACTATAAAAAAAATTGGTGTCTTGACCTCAGGTGGAGATGCACCAGGAATGAATGCTGCCATACGTGCAGTCGTTAGAGCGTGTAAATATTATAATGTAACTTCTATTGGTATTAAACAAGGTTACGAAGGTTTAATCCAAAATGATATGGTCGAATTAGGACCACGTTCAGTAAAAAACATTATTAATCAAGGAGGAACTTTCTTAATGACAGCGCGTTCAGAAGAATTCAGAACCAAAGAAGGTCGTCAAAAAGCATATAATCATTTAAAAGAAAATGAAATTGATGCATTAGTCGTTATCGGTGGTGATGGATCTTTTACTGGAGCCAATATTTTTCATCAAGAATTTGGAATTCCATTTATCGGTGTACCTGGTACAATAGACAATGACATTTTCGGTACTGATTTTACCATTGGTTATGATACAGCTTTAAATACAGTGGTAGAAGCCATTGACAAATTACGCGATACAGCAACTTCTCATAACCGAGTATTTTTCGTAGAAGTGATGGGACGTGATGCTGGTTTTATTGCTCTTAATAGTGGTATAGCCTCTGGTGCTCAAGATATTTTAATACCAGAGGAAAAAGATAGTGTTGAAGAATTGTGCGAATCTTTAGAACGTTCTTCAGAATCGGGCAAAAATTCTTCAATTGTAGTTATTGCTGAAGGGGAACAATTAGGTGGTGTTTATGAAATCGCCAAACAAGTGAAAGAAAGACATCCTGAATATGATATCCGAGTAACAGTATTAGGACATATCCAACGTGGAGGTTCGCCTTCATGTCATGATCGTGTCTTAGCTTCTCGTTTAGGAATTGCTGCCGTAGAAGGTTTACTTGATGGTAAAACTAATTTAATGGCTGGGATCCAATCCAATAAAATAGTTTTTACACCAATTGAAGAAGCCATAAAAAAACACAATGAAATCGATAAAGAATTAATCAAAGTTTCTAATATTCTAGCGATTTAA
- the gap gene encoding type I glyceraldehyde-3-phosphate dehydrogenase, with the protein MSKIKVGINGFGRIGRLVFRVLTERENIEIVGINDLVDADYLAYMLKYDSVHGAFKGEIAVEGNTLIVNGKSIRVTAEKDPANLKWNEVGAEYIVEATGIFMTKETAGKHIEAGAKKVILTGPSKDDTPMFVMGVNHDQLTAEDTIISNASCTTNCLAPLAKVIHENFGIAEGLMTTVHATTATQKTVDGPSAKDWRGGRSAMNNIIPSSTGAAKAVGKVIPELNGKLTGMSFRVPTVDVSVVDLTVRLEKETNYDEIKKVMKDAANGSLKGIVGYTEDAVVSQDFIGDTRTSIFDAGAGIMLSPTFVKLVAWYDNEIGYSNKVVDLLEHSAKL; encoded by the coding sequence ATGTCAAAAATTAAAGTTGGAATCAATGGATTCGGACGCATCGGTCGTTTAGTCTTCCGTGTGTTAACTGAAAGAGAAAATATTGAAATTGTCGGAATCAACGATTTGGTTGATGCTGATTATTTAGCGTATATGCTAAAATATGATTCAGTTCATGGAGCATTTAAAGGTGAAATTGCTGTTGAAGGAAATACCTTAATTGTTAATGGAAAATCTATTCGTGTAACCGCTGAAAAAGACCCTGCGAATCTTAAATGGAATGAAGTGGGCGCTGAGTATATTGTGGAAGCAACAGGAATTTTCATGACAAAAGAAACAGCAGGAAAACATATTGAAGCAGGAGCTAAAAAAGTAATTTTAACTGGACCTTCTAAAGATGACACGCCAATGTTTGTTATGGGGGTTAATCATGATCAATTAACAGCAGAAGATACGATTATTTCGAATGCTTCATGTACGACAAATTGTTTAGCACCATTAGCGAAAGTAATTCACGAAAATTTCGGAATCGCTGAAGGGTTGATGACTACAGTGCATGCGACTACTGCAACACAAAAAACGGTGGATGGACCATCTGCAAAAGATTGGAGAGGTGGACGAAGCGCCATGAATAACATTATCCCTTCTTCAACTGGTGCTGCTAAAGCTGTTGGAAAAGTAATTCCAGAATTAAATGGAAAATTAACAGGGATGTCTTTCCGTGTACCTACAGTTGATGTATCAGTCGTTGATTTAACGGTTCGCTTAGAAAAAGAAACCAACTATGATGAAATCAAAAAAGTAATGAAGGATGCAGCAAATGGTTCACTAAAAGGGATCGTTGGTTATACAGAAGATGCTGTAGTCTCTCAAGATTTTATTGGAGATACAAGGACATCGATTTTTGACGCTGGTGCAGGCATCATGTTATCTCCTACTTTTGTAAAGCTTGTAGCATGGTATGATAACGAAATTGGCTACTCTAACAAAGTTGTTGATTTATTAGAGCATTCCGCTAAATTGTAA
- a CDS encoding RNA polymerase sigma factor, which yields MNNVDDSLLIASYQQGNEGALQTLIERYKGRIYSFIYSKVLDRDVTEDIFQDTFVKVILTLKGGKYNDEGKFLPWVMRIAHNLTIDHFRLNKRHNIINETSHYNDEYNIFDYIGIMDECSETKIIKEQIDVDLKNLVKQLPDDQREVLELRIFKDLSFKEIAEETNVSINTALGRMRYALINLRKVIDNNNIILTVE from the coding sequence ATGAATAACGTGGATGATTCTCTACTAATCGCTTCGTACCAGCAAGGGAACGAAGGGGCATTACAAACGTTAATAGAAAGATATAAAGGTAGAATATACAGTTTTATTTACTCTAAGGTTCTAGATCGAGATGTAACAGAAGATATCTTTCAAGATACTTTTGTTAAAGTTATTCTTACATTAAAAGGTGGGAAATACAACGATGAAGGAAAATTTTTACCTTGGGTAATGCGAATTGCTCATAACCTAACAATTGATCATTTCCGTTTAAATAAACGCCACAACATTATTAACGAAACTTCTCATTATAACGATGAATATAATATTTTTGATTACATCGGAATAATGGATGAATGTTCTGAAACTAAAATCATCAAAGAACAAATTGACGTGGATTTAAAAAATCTTGTCAAACAATTACCTGATGATCAACGTGAAGTCTTAGAATTACGTATTTTTAAAGACTTAAGTTTTAAAGAAATTGCGGAGGAAACGAATGTAAGCATCAATACTGCATTGGGTCGTATGCGTTATGCATTAATTAATTTAAGAAAAGTTATTGATAACAATAACATTATTTTAACAGTGGAGTAA